DNA sequence from the Microcoleus sp. FACHB-68 genome:
GTTTTTATTTATAAGTATAAGGGAAATCTTGAACTATATTTTCTTCACTGGAAAAAACCTTACTTGGTCATTTCTATATTTTTAGCAATAATTGGAACTGGTGGCCTCCTCTTTTCGGCAATTAGTGGAGGTGGGCTTTTGGAAGGAGTAGGTTTACTTCTAGATAGGGCCTTGATTGTGCCGGCTGGAACTAGTAGTTATTACTATTATCTTTTCCCAAGAGCCTTTCCTTATAGGGGTATTCTTGAAGCATTTCAAATGTATGGAATTGCCCAAAATGGCGATATCGGCTTTTATGATGTAGGAGAGGCCATGACGGGTCTACGTTTCGGCGCAAATGCTAGTTTCTTAGCTATAGGTTTTTCAGGGGCTGGGTTATTAGGTGTGTTACTCGTTTCTTTAGCATATTGTATAATTGCTTCCTCTGCGGATCGCTTGCTAAATAACGTTGAGCCTCGGCTAAGATTCATAAGTATACTGATTAACTTCTACGGCATTATAAGTTTAATTAGTAACCCGTTATATGGAAGCATTGTGTCTTTTGGATTTGGAATATCTAGCTTCATTCTATACTTGATCATCAAACGAGGGAAACGAAATCATTCCCAGCAGCAAGGGTATGGCTTTTAAATAGATAAGATTTTATTTTATATTTTTGCATTTTTATGTTAAAATATATACTCATTAATTGATAAAACTGCAAATTTTTAAGCTAAATTTAGGGTTCACAACAAAAGAGGAAAAATGGTCAAGCAGCAATTTTCAGAAGAATCTATTACTGAACAACCTTTGATTTCAGTAATTACAGCAGTTCTTAATGGAGAAGAATATTTAGAACAAACAATTCAATCAGTCATTAATCAGTCTTACAAAAATGTAGAATATATAATAATTAATGATGGTTCTACAGATAATACAGTTAACATTCTTAAAAAGTATGACGAGCAAATTGCTTATTGGGAGAGTCAAACAAATAGTGGACTTTACAGTTCATGGAATAAAGCACTAAAACACGCCAAGGGGGAATGGGTTTGTTTTTTGGGCGCAGATGATTATTTTTGGTCACTTGATGTGCTTGAAAAAGTTGTGCCACAACTTAATAAAGCTTGGCCAAATTCTCGAGTAGTTTATGGTAAAAGTAACTTTATAAGTTTAAAAGATAGCCAAATTATAATGACTCATGGCAAACCTTGGAATCAAGTAAAAAATAAGTTTTTGTACGAAATGTGTCTTCCTCATCCGGGTTTATTTCATCATCGTTCTCTTTTTGAAGAGTATGGAAACTTTGATAGCTCATTTAAAATTTGTGGTGATTATGACTTCTTGTTACGGGAGTTAAAACGCAAAGACGCATATCACATTGAAGATATTATAGTTACAGGAGTGCGAATGGGAGGGATGAGCAGCACGTTAGATAATATGGTTGTCACCCATCGAGAAAATATAAAGTGTAGACGTAAAAATGGATTGCTCATATCTTACACAGAAATTATGCGAGGTTTATTAGTCTATACTTACCTATCGTTGCGTTCTACCCTTGGCGAAAGCGCAACCAGTCATTTGGCAGATTTTTATAGAAAAATAACAGGGCGTCCAGCAATTTGGACAAAATAAAAGTTAAAAACTAGAAAGCATTGAAGTTTCATGAGCTATTTGCGAAATCAATAGCATTAATAGATAACGAGAAAAGGTTTAGAAAATTTTGGATCGCTTTTGCATTGTGAAAGAGTCAACAAAATAGCTGAAAAATGCGAATAACGCAAGTGGAGTGATGGAAGATAGATTCCTACGTATCGCAACTATTTTTGGATAGACTTTGAACACAACCAGAAGCTGCAATCAGTCCAAATATCGCTAATACTGCAAATGCTGGAGGTTAAAAAAAGCAATATAATATTTAGCGTTTGTAAGACAATTAAACCTCGCATTAGAATGCAAAAGTTAAAAAAATATGATTGTAGCAATCACGGGTGGAACCGGCTTTATCGGTAAGCGCTTAGTTTTAAGACATTTAGCTGCAGGAGATACAGTTCGAGTTCTGACGCGCCGTCCTTCAACAAATACAGGACTCCCAGAAACAGTTCATCTTTATCATGCCAATTTAACTAACAGTGCCGAAGACTTGATTCCGTTTGTTGATGGCGCTGATGTACTTTATCATTGTGCAGGAGAAATAAGAAACGAAGCTTGTATGCAAGCTGTTCATGTAACAGGTACAAATAACTTACTAGATGCGGCTGTTAACAAGATAGGACGTTGGGTGCAGCTCAGTAGTGTCGGTGTTTATGGGCCACAATTTTCGGGAATTATAACAGAGGAAACTCCTTTAAATCCAGTGGGGATTTACGAAACTACCAAAACAGAGTCAGAGCGGTTACTTATTCAAGCTGGAGAGCGTAGAGGTATTGATTTTTCTATTCTACGTCCTTGCAAAGTGTATGGACCTGAGATGCGAAACCGTGACTTATTTCAGCTAATTAATGTCATAAATAATGGTTTATTCTTCTTTATAGGAAAACCCGGAGCCTATGCTAATTATATCCATGTTGATAACGTAGTTGAGGGATTAGTAAGATGTGGAACAATGTCAGCAGCTCAAGGTAAAATATATAACATAGCTGATAGCCGCACTTTGGAAGACTTTGTTTCGACTATTTCTCATTCTCTAGGTAAGCCACTACCAACTCTACGACTTCCAAAACCTTTAGTAACCGTAATAGTTCTGTCGCTATCTTGGTTGCCTCGGTGGCCCCTCACATTGTCCAGGGTTGCGGGGTTAACTAGCACCTGTATCTATTCCAATCTAAGAATAGAGCAAGAACTTGAATATAGACATTTACACTTGATGGAAGATGGATTGTGTGAGATTGTAGATTTATGGAAGCAAACCTTATCAGTATAATGAACACGGCTATATTTTACTGAGACGGATTTCATACTCTAAATATATTATTAGAT
Encoded proteins:
- a CDS encoding glycosyltransferase family 2 protein, which produces MVKQQFSEESITEQPLISVITAVLNGEEYLEQTIQSVINQSYKNVEYIIINDGSTDNTVNILKKYDEQIAYWESQTNSGLYSSWNKALKHAKGEWVCFLGADDYFWSLDVLEKVVPQLNKAWPNSRVVYGKSNFISLKDSQIIMTHGKPWNQVKNKFLYEMCLPHPGLFHHRSLFEEYGNFDSSFKICGDYDFLLRELKRKDAYHIEDIIVTGVRMGGMSSTLDNMVVTHRENIKCRRKNGLLISYTEIMRGLLVYTYLSLRSTLGESATSHLADFYRKITGRPAIWTK
- a CDS encoding NAD(P)-dependent oxidoreductase, whose product is MIVAITGGTGFIGKRLVLRHLAAGDTVRVLTRRPSTNTGLPETVHLYHANLTNSAEDLIPFVDGADVLYHCAGEIRNEACMQAVHVTGTNNLLDAAVNKIGRWVQLSSVGVYGPQFSGIITEETPLNPVGIYETTKTESERLLIQAGERRGIDFSILRPCKVYGPEMRNRDLFQLINVINNGLFFFIGKPGAYANYIHVDNVVEGLVRCGTMSAAQGKIYNIADSRTLEDFVSTISHSLGKPLPTLRLPKPLVTVIVLSLSWLPRWPLTLSRVAGLTSTCIYSNLRIEQELEYRHLHLMEDGLCEIVDLWKQTLSV